In Candidatus Angelobacter sp., the genomic stretch CCGGGCCAAAGGGCGCGGTTTGCAGGCTTCCCATCGGCCGGCGCGCCGTGTTAAATGACACCCATGAAAAGCTCCCTACCTTATTTGCTTGGATTCCTTGCTCTGGCGCGGCTGGCCAATCCTACGTTCGCGGCTGACAGACATTCGGCTGGTATCGGGCCGGATTTCAAAGGGCCTATCGGGCTTCAACTGTACAGCTTGCGCGATCAGTTCGCGAAAAATGTTTCCACAACGCTCGATCAGGTCCACAAGTTTGGCATCAAATACGTCGAACTGGCCGGCACTTACGACCTCACCCCGGAGAAATTCATGGAACAGCTCGACGCGCGGGGACTGAAGGCGATCAGCGGCCATTTCCCCTTCGAGCGCTACCGCGACGACGCCGAGGGCGTCGCGCGCGACGCAAAAGCACTCGGCCTCCAGTACGCCGGCTGCGCGTGGATTCCACACAACGATCCGTTCGATGAAAAAACCTGCCGGGAGGCTGCCGCCGTTTTCAACCGCGCGGGCGAAACGCTGGCAAAACACGGTTTGAAATTCTTCTACCACACGCATGGTTACGAGTTTCAGCCGCACGGGAACGGCACGCTGTTCGACCTGCTGATGGCCGAGACTAAACCAAAGTACGTCCACTACCAGATGGATGTGTTCTGGATCGTTCATCCGGGCCAGGATCCGGTCAAACTGCTCGCGAAATACGGCAGCCGCTTCGAACTGATGCACGTCAAGGACATGAGAAAGGGAACGCCCACCGGGCTGTTGACCGGCCATACGGACGTGACCAACGACGTCGCACTCGGCACCGGAATCCTGGACTGGCCCGCCATTTTGAAGGCGGCAAAGAAGGCCGGGGTAAAATGGTACTTCATCGAAGACGAATCACCGACTTCAGTTGAACAAATCCCCCGGAGCCTCCGCTTCCTCGAGCAGGTGAAATTCTGAACTTCGACTGGTTCATCGCACAACGACAACGCGGCCGGCACGACGTCGGCGACACCTTGTTCCGCATGAAACGAATCGTACATTTTTTCCCGTTCTCGCTCGGCCTGGGTGTGTTGTTCGCCGCTGGAACAACCCGCGTTTCCGCCGCGCCGGCTGGCCAGTTTGAAGATCACCGCGACATCGGCAGCGTT encodes the following:
- a CDS encoding sugar phosphate isomerase/epimerase, which codes for MKSSLPYLLGFLALARLANPTFAADRHSAGIGPDFKGPIGLQLYSLRDQFAKNVSTTLDQVHKFGIKYVELAGTYDLTPEKFMEQLDARGLKAISGHFPFERYRDDAEGVARDAKALGLQYAGCAWIPHNDPFDEKTCREAAAVFNRAGETLAKHGLKFFYHTHGYEFQPHGNGTLFDLLMAETKPKYVHYQMDVFWIVHPGQDPVKLLAKYGSRFELMHVKDMRKGTPTGLLTGHTDVTNDVALGTGILDWPAILKAAKKAGVKWYFIEDESPTSVEQIPRSLRFLEQVKF